The following are encoded together in the Pseudodesulfovibrio indicus genome:
- the nadA gene encoding quinolinate synthase NadA, protein MENAKAIISEFRDAMGDSLCILGHHYQSDEVIDCTDIRGDSLELARKINGLKAEHIVFCGVFFMAESAAILSRPGQKIHIPDPTATCPMADMAEAGRVRKTLAMLEESGRKIVPLTYVNSSAAVKGVVGEHGGSVCTSANAKIMLDWALSQGDAVLFLPDQHLGNNTGDALGIPADQRLLLPRDVIHGDPALALNPEDAEGKKLILWPGYCPIHVEFTLDAVRAIRENEPEAKVVVHPECDPAIVRAADGAGSTTFLIKYADEAPAGSTVYIGTEENLVKRLAARHAGCKTIRPLLTALCEDMGKTTLDNLARTLQTLDSAKPVTVANEVREPAKLALERMLAVCS, encoded by the coding sequence GTGGAAAACGCCAAGGCAATCATTTCGGAATTCAGGGACGCCATGGGCGATTCCCTGTGCATTCTCGGCCACCACTACCAGTCCGACGAGGTCATCGACTGCACGGACATCCGGGGCGACTCCCTGGAGCTGGCCCGCAAGATCAACGGGCTCAAGGCCGAGCACATCGTTTTCTGCGGCGTCTTCTTCATGGCCGAGTCCGCCGCCATCCTGAGCCGGCCCGGCCAGAAGATCCACATTCCCGACCCCACCGCCACCTGTCCCATGGCCGACATGGCCGAAGCGGGCCGCGTGCGCAAGACCCTGGCCATGCTCGAAGAGAGCGGGCGCAAGATCGTTCCCCTGACCTACGTGAACTCCTCCGCCGCCGTTAAGGGCGTGGTGGGCGAGCACGGCGGCTCTGTCTGCACCTCGGCCAACGCCAAGATCATGCTCGACTGGGCGCTCTCCCAGGGCGACGCGGTCCTGTTCCTACCCGACCAGCACCTGGGCAACAACACCGGCGACGCGCTGGGCATCCCGGCTGACCAGCGGCTCCTGCTGCCCCGCGACGTCATCCACGGCGATCCGGCCCTGGCCCTGAACCCGGAGGACGCCGAGGGCAAGAAACTTATCCTCTGGCCCGGTTACTGCCCCATCCACGTGGAATTCACCCTGGACGCCGTGCGCGCCATCCGCGAGAACGAGCCCGAAGCCAAGGTCGTGGTCCACCCCGAATGCGACCCGGCCATCGTCCGCGCCGCCGACGGCGCCGGTTCCACCACCTTTCTGATCAAATACGCCGACGAGGCGCCCGCCGGGTCCACCGTGTACATCGGCACCGAGGAGAACCTCGTGAAAAGGCTGGCGGCCAGGCATGCGGGCTGCAAGACCATCAGGCCCCTGCTCACCGCCCTGTGCGAGGACATGGGCAAGACCACCCTCGACAACCTCGCCCGCACCCTGCAAACCCTCGACAGCGCCAAGCCGGTGACCGTCGCCAACGAGGTCCGTGAACCGGCCAAGCTGGCCCTGGAACGCATGCTCGCCGTTTGCTCCTAG
- the nadB gene encoding L-aspartate oxidase, whose protein sequence is MNDFRLQSDALIIGSGIAGSVAALTLADQGRDVIIITAATDLKAGNTSLAQGGIVFQNENDDPKILEKDIMTAGWKHNYARAVRFIARKGPEVLKEVFLEKYKIPFNQRTPGDWYLTREGGHSLARILYCDDHTGRNIMEVLSEAVLAHPNIRVLTQRTAIDLLTTQHHAKHLDFKYDLSNHCVGAYVFNDQVGKVETILSKFTLLATGGIGQIYLHTTNTSGSIGSGLAMAHRAGARLMNCEYVQFHPTALYGGTKRGERRFLVSEAVRGEGAVLVNSKGERFMPRHDPRADLAPRDIVTRAIMDEMLETDDDSVYLDCSGINKDVSQRFPTIYERCRKMGIDMASDPVPVVPAAHYFCGGILVDTRSRTTLDQLYAAGECSCTGVHGANRLASTSLLEGMLWGYAAGHDMAARLSRSSQTLSRKLCDSIPDWVPHGIRDEDPALIAQDWANIRNTMWNYVGVARTGNRLNRAFADLRKLTKNLQDFYRETELSKPIIDLFHGSQTAYIITLAALRNTQTKGCHFRVD, encoded by the coding sequence ATGAACGATTTCCGCCTGCAATCCGATGCTCTTATCATCGGCTCCGGCATAGCCGGGTCCGTAGCCGCCCTGACCCTGGCAGACCAGGGCCGCGACGTCATCATCATCACCGCCGCGACCGATCTCAAGGCGGGCAACACCTCCCTGGCCCAGGGCGGCATCGTCTTCCAGAACGAGAACGACGATCCCAAGATTCTGGAAAAGGACATCATGACCGCCGGGTGGAAGCACAACTACGCCCGGGCGGTCCGGTTCATCGCCCGCAAGGGCCCGGAAGTACTGAAGGAAGTCTTTCTCGAAAAGTACAAGATACCGTTCAACCAGCGGACCCCGGGCGACTGGTACCTGACCCGCGAGGGCGGCCACTCCCTGGCGCGCATCCTCTACTGCGACGACCACACCGGCCGGAACATCATGGAGGTTTTGTCCGAGGCGGTCCTGGCCCACCCGAACATCCGGGTCCTGACCCAGCGCACGGCCATTGACCTCTTGACCACGCAGCATCACGCCAAGCACTTGGATTTCAAGTACGATCTCTCCAACCACTGCGTCGGGGCCTATGTCTTCAACGACCAGGTGGGCAAGGTCGAGACCATCCTCTCCAAGTTCACCCTGCTGGCCACCGGCGGCATCGGGCAGATATACCTGCACACCACCAACACCTCGGGCTCCATCGGCTCCGGCCTGGCCATGGCCCATCGCGCGGGCGCGCGGCTGATGAACTGCGAGTACGTCCAGTTCCATCCCACGGCGCTCTACGGCGGCACCAAGCGCGGCGAACGAAGGTTCCTGGTGTCCGAGGCCGTGCGCGGCGAGGGCGCGGTGCTGGTCAACTCCAAGGGCGAACGGTTCATGCCCCGCCACGACCCGCGCGCCGACCTCGCGCCCCGCGACATCGTCACTCGGGCGATCATGGACGAGATGCTCGAAACGGACGACGACTCCGTGTACCTGGATTGCTCCGGCATCAACAAGGACGTCAGCCAGCGGTTCCCGACCATCTACGAGCGGTGCCGCAAGATGGGCATCGACATGGCCTCGGACCCGGTCCCCGTGGTCCCGGCGGCCCACTATTTCTGCGGCGGCATCCTGGTGGACACCCGCTCCCGCACCACCCTGGACCAGCTTTACGCGGCCGGGGAATGCAGCTGCACCGGCGTGCACGGCGCCAACCGGCTGGCCTCCACCTCGCTGCTCGAAGGCATGCTCTGGGGCTATGCCGCGGGCCACGATATGGCCGCCCGCCTCAGCCGCTCGTCCCAAACCCTCAGCCGCAAACTGTGCGACTCCATCCCCGACTGGGTCCCCCACGGCATCCGCGACGAGGACCCTGCGCTCATCGCCCAGGACTGGGCCAACATCCGCAACACCATGTGGAATTACGTTGGCGTGGCCCGCACCGGCAACCGCCTCAACCGCGCCTTCGCCGACCTGCGCAAGCTGACCAAGAATCTCCAGGACTTCTACCGCGAAACCGAGCTGTCCAAACCCATCATCGACCTGTTCCACGGCTCTCAGACAGCCTACATCATCACCCTGGCCGCCCTGCGCAACACCCAGACCAAGGGCTGCCATTTTCGGGTGGACTAG
- a CDS encoding COG3650 family protein, with protein sequence MRAPVSRSNTPLFRLFSLVACLFLLLAAGCSTQSGTQGSSLRSEDGTVRKPLQDKESGESLDNLKTFRGLFSARKGGGVLTLCGSGNELKVQDRTEGGLEAVVREFAPSPGDVFFVELLGRRVVRPPHDRTQGAFPVPPEVQLTDAVVFEAIHASFVMESLGCREQYSTFSFKARGNEPGWMVLAEPGRMSFNAMDLAQPFLFRNVERTGDDDNAEYRADGMTLTVTRGWCRDTMSGELFGWTAEAEVDGTVYRGCAVRGDL encoded by the coding sequence ATGCGCGCCCCTGTTTCCCGTTCCAACACCCCGCTTTTCCGCCTTTTCTCACTGGTCGCCTGCCTCTTCCTGCTCCTGGCGGCGGGCTGCTCCACGCAAAGCGGGACACAGGGCTCTTCGCTGCGTTCCGAGGACGGAACCGTCCGCAAACCCTTGCAGGACAAGGAGTCTGGAGAAAGTCTAGATAATCTTAAGACTTTTCGAGGACTCTTTTCCGCCCGAAAGGGGGGCGGCGTACTGACCCTTTGCGGGTCCGGAAACGAGCTGAAGGTCCAGGACAGGACCGAAGGCGGGCTGGAGGCTGTGGTGCGCGAGTTCGCCCCGTCGCCAGGGGACGTCTTTTTCGTCGAGTTGCTCGGGCGCCGTGTGGTGCGGCCGCCCCACGACCGGACCCAGGGCGCATTTCCGGTCCCGCCGGAGGTGCAGCTGACGGACGCCGTGGTCTTCGAAGCGATCCACGCCTCCTTCGTCATGGAGAGCCTGGGGTGTCGCGAGCAGTATTCCACATTCAGCTTCAAGGCGCGGGGCAACGAGCCGGGATGGATGGTCCTGGCCGAGCCGGGCAGGATGAGCTTCAACGCCATGGACCTGGCCCAGCCGTTTCTGTTCCGCAATGTGGAGCGGACCGGGGACGACGACAACGCCGAGTACCGGGCGGACGGGATGACGCTGACCGTGACCAGGGGATGGTGCCGGGACACCATGTCCGGCGAGCTGTTCGGCTGGACGGCCGAGGCCGAGGTGGACGGGACGGTCTACCGGGGCTGCGCGGTCCGGGGCGACCTCTGA
- a CDS encoding TrkH family potassium uptake protein produces the protein MRWRYVLHVIGALVACVGLTMVLPLAWGLYYDDGTATPLALSMAITVAVGGSAFLLFRHKSHKDSIMTHREGMCIVALGWFAAGAFGGLPFLLGGTFNSVVDCVFESLSGFSTTGSSVLADIEAVPRGLLFWRSLTHWLGGMGIIVLSLAILPFLGVGGMQLYKAEVPGPSPDKLKPRIKDTAVTLWKVYVLFSAVETVLLMFGGMDLFDALCHTFGTMATGGFSTKNASVAGFDSAYIDYVITVFMLIAGVNFSLHYLLLKWRPSVMFKDPEFRVFSIMVLVFIAVITVAVYAAGNYDNAADAVRYTSFQVASILTTTGFATADYELWPGLAQAILLFCMFVGGCAGSTGGGMKVMRIMLLFKQSYQELFRLIHPRSVSHVKMGRTVVKDDVISGVWGFAILWVGLLVLAAFIVAATGVDAVTSFAASLACIGNIGPGIGGVGPTDNFAWMPDTAKWVLTFCMVLGRLEIYTVIILFVPEFWRR, from the coding sequence ATGCGCTGGCGGTACGTGCTGCACGTCATCGGGGCGCTCGTGGCCTGCGTGGGGCTGACCATGGTCCTGCCGTTGGCCTGGGGACTCTATTACGACGACGGAACCGCCACGCCGCTGGCGCTGTCCATGGCCATCACCGTGGCCGTGGGCGGATCCGCCTTCCTGCTTTTCCGCCACAAGTCGCACAAGGACTCCATCATGACCCACCGCGAGGGCATGTGCATCGTGGCACTGGGTTGGTTCGCGGCAGGGGCCTTCGGCGGGTTGCCGTTCCTGCTGGGCGGGACCTTCAATTCGGTGGTGGACTGCGTTTTCGAGTCCCTGTCCGGGTTTTCCACCACCGGCTCGTCCGTGCTGGCGGACATCGAGGCCGTTCCCAGGGGGCTGCTCTTCTGGCGCAGCCTGACCCACTGGCTCGGCGGCATGGGCATCATCGTGCTCTCCCTGGCCATCCTCCCGTTCCTGGGCGTGGGCGGCATGCAGCTCTACAAGGCCGAGGTTCCGGGTCCGTCTCCGGACAAGCTCAAGCCGCGCATCAAGGACACGGCCGTGACCCTGTGGAAGGTCTACGTCCTGTTCAGCGCGGTGGAAACCGTGCTGCTCATGTTCGGCGGCATGGACCTGTTCGACGCCCTGTGCCACACCTTCGGGACCATGGCCACGGGCGGATTCTCCACGAAGAACGCCTCGGTGGCCGGGTTTGATTCGGCCTATATCGATTACGTCATCACCGTGTTCATGCTCATCGCGGGCGTGAATTTCTCCCTGCACTACCTGCTGCTCAAGTGGCGGCCCTCCGTCATGTTCAAAGACCCGGAATTCCGTGTCTTTTCAATCATGGTATTGGTCTTTATCGCGGTCATCACCGTGGCCGTCTACGCGGCCGGGAACTACGACAACGCGGCGGACGCGGTGCGCTACACCTCGTTCCAGGTGGCCTCCATCCTGACCACCACCGGGTTCGCCACGGCGGACTACGAGCTGTGGCCGGGGCTGGCCCAGGCCATCCTCCTGTTCTGCATGTTCGTGGGCGGGTGCGCGGGATCAACGGGCGGCGGCATGAAGGTCATGCGCATCATGCTGCTCTTCAAGCAGTCCTACCAGGAGCTGTTCCGACTCATCCATCCGCGCTCCGTGAGTCACGTCAAGATGGGCCGCACCGTGGTCAAGGACGATGTCATCAGCGGCGTCTGGGGATTCGCCATTCTGTGGGTGGGGCTGCTGGTCCTGGCCGCCTTCATCGTGGCCGCCACGGGCGTGGACGCCGTGACCTCGTTTGCCGCTTCCCTGGCCTGCATCGGCAATATCGGCCCCGGCATCGGCGGGGTCGGCCCCACGGACAACTTCGCCTGGATGCCGGACACCGCCAAGTGGGTCCTGACCTTCTGCATGGTCCTGGGCCGTCTGGAAATCTACACCGTCATCATCCTGTTCGTGCCGGAATTCTGGCGCAGGTAG
- the trkA gene encoding Trk system potassium transporter TrkA, whose protein sequence is MRVIIIGAGEVGFHLAQRLAVENKEVVIIDKNDDALRKIAELSDVQTILGSGSSPRVLEEAGIADADILLAVTDSDEINLICCYYANLLSEGVTKLARVRSEMYTDYKHLLTERGAHITKIINPDEEVVNSVLRLMSVPGAVEINEFAGGKIRLIGIHLPDHSPVMGSQLIHLRDKIGEDLNLVIAAIVRDGKLIIPSGLDVLKKDDLVYFVCDIREQEDILTRLGIVDDPVRKVLIIGGGNIGFRLAKALDNKYYHTRLLDNRQSRCEYLSEHLDRPIVLMGDSTDQEILREENIQDMDMVIAVTGDEETNILSCLLAKSLGAKRTVTRVNNFGYMRLIEPIGIDYVVCPRLSAINSLLHYIRRGKIMSSVSIKGEEAEALEAVAQGDSPIVGKTVKDLGFPRGCLVLCFQRGDDVIIPRGDTVVEPNDRLIIISSRQNIPKVEKVLTTKVEFF, encoded by the coding sequence TTGCGGGTAATCATCATCGGGGCCGGCGAGGTCGGGTTTCATCTTGCGCAACGGTTGGCGGTGGAAAACAAGGAAGTCGTCATCATCGACAAGAACGATGATGCGCTCCGGAAGATCGCCGAACTGTCCGACGTCCAGACCATCCTGGGGTCCGGCTCAAGCCCGCGCGTCCTGGAGGAGGCGGGCATAGCCGACGCCGACATCCTGCTGGCCGTGACCGACTCCGACGAGATCAACCTGATCTGTTGCTACTACGCCAACCTGCTCTCCGAGGGGGTCACCAAGCTGGCCCGCGTGCGCAGCGAGATGTACACGGATTACAAGCACCTGCTCACCGAGCGGGGAGCGCACATCACCAAGATCATCAACCCCGACGAAGAGGTGGTGAACTCGGTGCTGCGGCTCATGAGCGTGCCCGGCGCGGTGGAGATCAACGAATTCGCGGGCGGCAAGATCCGGCTCATCGGCATCCACCTGCCGGACCACAGCCCGGTCATGGGCAGCCAGCTCATCCACCTGCGCGACAAGATCGGCGAAGACCTGAACCTGGTCATCGCGGCCATCGTCCGCGACGGCAAACTGATCATCCCGAGCGGCCTGGACGTGCTGAAAAAGGACGACCTGGTCTATTTCGTCTGCGACATCCGCGAGCAGGAGGATATCCTGACGCGACTCGGCATCGTGGACGACCCGGTGCGCAAGGTGCTCATCATCGGCGGGGGCAACATCGGCTTCCGGCTGGCCAAGGCGCTGGACAACAAATACTACCACACACGGCTGCTGGACAATCGGCAGAGCCGCTGCGAATACCTCTCCGAGCACCTGGACCGGCCCATCGTGCTCATGGGCGATTCCACCGACCAGGAGATCCTGCGCGAGGAAAACATCCAGGACATGGACATGGTCATCGCCGTGACCGGCGACGAGGAGACCAACATCCTGTCCTGTCTGCTCGCCAAGAGCCTGGGGGCCAAGCGGACGGTCACCCGCGTCAATAATTTCGGCTATATGCGGCTCATCGAGCCCATCGGAATCGACTACGTGGTCTGTCCGCGCCTGTCGGCCATCAACTCCCTGCTGCACTACATCCGGCGGGGCAAGATCATGTCCTCGGTGTCCATCAAGGGCGAGGAGGCCGAAGCCCTGGAGGCCGTGGCCCAGGGGGATTCCCCCATCGTGGGCAAGACGGTCAAGGACCTCGGGTTTCCGCGCGGCTGCCTGGTCCTCTGCTTCCAGCGCGGCGACGACGTGATCATCCCGCGCGGCGACACCGTGGTCGAGCCCAACGACCGGCTGATCATCATTTCCTCGCGCCAGAACATCCCCAAGGTCGAGAAGGTCCTGACCACCAAGGTGGAGTTCTTCTAG
- a CDS encoding NAD(P)/FAD-dependent oxidoreductase: MSDETPKGAILQRDKKTYAIVPRTPVGLVTPDVLEALARVARKFEIPIMKITSGQRIALVGLEKEQVDQVWDDLKMDIGPAVGLCVHYVQACPGTAVCKLGVRDSLGLGLELEEMFVGAELPAKLKVGVSGCPMCCAESYVRDVGLIGKPKGWTLVVGGNASGRPRIADEVADGLTREEAVELVRRFLDYYRENGGTRMRSARMLHKVGIEAVKQAIL, from the coding sequence ATGTCGGACGAGACGCCCAAGGGCGCGATACTGCAACGCGACAAGAAAACCTACGCCATCGTCCCCAGGACCCCGGTCGGGCTGGTCACGCCCGACGTGCTGGAGGCCCTGGCGCGGGTGGCGCGCAAGTTCGAGATTCCGATCATGAAGATCACCTCGGGCCAGCGCATCGCCCTGGTGGGGCTGGAAAAAGAGCAGGTGGACCAGGTCTGGGACGATCTCAAGATGGACATCGGTCCGGCCGTCGGTTTGTGCGTGCATTACGTGCAGGCCTGCCCCGGCACCGCCGTGTGCAAGCTCGGGGTGCGCGACTCCCTTGGCCTCGGCCTGGAGCTGGAGGAGATGTTCGTGGGTGCGGAACTGCCCGCCAAACTCAAGGTGGGCGTGTCCGGCTGCCCCATGTGCTGCGCCGAGAGCTACGTCCGGGACGTGGGCCTCATCGGCAAGCCCAAGGGGTGGACCTTGGTGGTGGGCGGCAACGCCTCGGGCCGCCCGCGCATCGCCGACGAGGTGGCCGACGGGTTGACCCGCGAGGAGGCCGTCGAACTGGTCCGCCGGTTCCTGGATTATTACCGGGAGAACGGCGGCACCCGCATGCGCTCCGCCCGGATGCTGCACAAGGTCGGCATCGAGGCGGTCAAGCAGGCGATTCTCTAG
- a CDS encoding nitrite reductase — protein sequence MSIEEYIEGLPKGAVRARKDGTYTVVPRMRLGQMDAALLHAVSRAVEKYGLPGVRLAASQRMMIDNVPEVALREVVEAVGLVGDCFAHKVQPCLGSAGCKLGQQDSMGAADRLERVLAGFTLPAKLKTGVSGCPMCCAESMVRDVGLFGRKHGWTVSFGGNGGKRVRKADILAEDVTEGEAFEIISRALAFYAEHGKVKERTARFVERVGIEAVKDAVFGGER from the coding sequence ATGAGCATTGAAGAATACATTGAGGGGCTGCCCAAGGGCGCGGTCCGCGCGCGCAAGGACGGCACCTACACTGTGGTTCCGCGCATGCGGCTGGGCCAGATGGACGCGGCGCTGCTCCACGCGGTGAGCCGCGCGGTGGAGAAATACGGGCTGCCCGGCGTACGGCTGGCCGCCAGCCAGCGGATGATGATCGACAACGTTCCCGAGGTGGCGCTCAGGGAGGTGGTCGAGGCCGTGGGGCTGGTGGGCGACTGCTTTGCCCACAAGGTCCAGCCCTGCCTGGGGTCGGCCGGGTGCAAGCTCGGCCAGCAGGACTCCATGGGCGCGGCGGACCGGTTGGAGCGGGTGCTGGCCGGGTTCACCCTGCCCGCCAAGCTCAAGACCGGCGTGTCCGGCTGCCCCATGTGCTGCGCCGAATCCATGGTCCGCGACGTCGGGCTGTTCGGCAGGAAGCACGGCTGGACGGTCTCTTTCGGCGGCAACGGCGGCAAGCGGGTGCGCAAGGCGGACATCCTGGCCGAGGACGTGACCGAGGGGGAGGCGTTCGAAATCATCTCCCGCGCCCTTGCGTTTTACGCGGAGCATGGCAAGGTGAAGGAGCGCACCGCACGGTTTGTGGAGCGCGTCGGCATAGAAGCCGTGAAGGACGCCGTTTTCGGCGGGGAACGTTAG
- a CDS encoding cupin domain-containing protein — MKKIELFEVHGFKDLTFSNYLAHESEFMKVINFNFKAGQKLPVHSHDLEGELTLTILEGEGEFLGADGATMPARPGDVLVSQIAEQHGVRAITDMRVLVHIAPPI, encoded by the coding sequence ATGAAGAAGATCGAACTGTTCGAAGTCCACGGTTTCAAGGACCTGACCTTTTCCAACTATCTGGCCCACGAGTCGGAGTTCATGAAGGTCATCAATTTCAACTTCAAGGCCGGGCAGAAGCTGCCCGTTCATTCCCACGATCTGGAAGGGGAGCTGACCCTGACCATTCTGGAAGGGGAGGGCGAGTTCCTGGGCGCGGACGGCGCGACCATGCCCGCCCGCCCCGGCGACGTCCTCGTCTCGCAGATCGCCGAGCAGCACGGCGTCCGGGCTATCACCGACATGCGCGTGCTGGTGCACATCGCGCCGCCGATCTAG
- a CDS encoding ATP-binding protein, with amino-acid sequence MISKRKMITITEELCNGCGQCVPACAEGALAIVDGKARLVKEIYCDGLGACLGDCPTGALKVVVREAADFDPAAVTEHLKAQGREVPDHMPDPESLRMGSGGPRPGGCPGAALQSLTPCGKANVPAAQQGSALSHWPVQLRLVPPTAPFLKGADLLLTADCVPVAMPSYHGEYVPDRVVLMGCPKFDNQMEYVEKLADIIAENELKSITVMEMEVPCCSSMSAILNEAVRRAGKSVPTERVTVARNGAVLSTVPVEFGL; translated from the coding sequence ATGATAAGCAAGCGCAAGATGATCACCATCACGGAGGAACTGTGCAACGGCTGCGGCCAGTGCGTGCCCGCCTGCGCCGAAGGCGCGCTGGCCATCGTGGACGGCAAGGCCAGGCTGGTCAAGGAAATCTACTGCGACGGCCTGGGCGCGTGTCTGGGCGATTGCCCAACGGGCGCGCTCAAGGTGGTGGTCCGCGAGGCCGCCGATTTCGACCCCGCCGCGGTGACCGAGCACCTCAAGGCCCAGGGCCGCGAGGTCCCGGACCACATGCCCGACCCGGAGAGCCTGCGCATGGGGTCCGGCGGCCCCAGGCCCGGCGGCTGCCCCGGCGCTGCCCTGCAATCCCTGACCCCCTGCGGCAAGGCCAACGTCCCCGCCGCCCAGCAGGGCTCGGCCCTGTCCCATTGGCCGGTGCAGCTGCGGCTGGTGCCGCCCACCGCGCCGTTTCTCAAGGGCGCGGACCTGCTCCTGACCGCGGATTGCGTGCCGGTGGCCATGCCGTCCTACCACGGCGAGTACGTGCCGGACCGGGTGGTCCTCATGGGCTGTCCCAAGTTTGACAACCAGATGGAATACGTAGAGAAGTTGGCGGACATCATCGCTGAAAACGAGCTCAAATCCATCACCGTCATGGAGATGGAAGTGCCTTGCTGCTCCAGCATGAGCGCCATCCTGAACGAAGCGGTTCGGCGGGCGGGCAAGTCCGTACCCACCGAGCGCGTCACCGTGGCCCGAAACGGAGCCGTCCTGTCGACGGTGCCCGTGGAATTCGGGCTGTAG